The Rhizobium sp. BT03 genome has a window encoding:
- a CDS encoding exodeoxyribonuclease III, with protein sequence MGLSITTWNINSVRLRMPIVEQLVLKHRPDILCLQETKVTNELFPAAPLRAMGYDHIIIHGQKGYHGVAIASRIPLTEDHRQDYCGVGDARHISAIFEHGNRRIRLHNFYVPAGGDEPDRTINPKFGHKLDFIEEMKHLKANGEANTSAILVGDLNVAPLEHDVWSHKQLLKIVSHTPVETDGLLEVMKRGAWLDLMRQHVPESEKLYTWWSYRAKDWEAADRGRRLDHIWSSSDLGPHLKRIEILKEARGWDRPSDHVPVTAHFDF encoded by the coding sequence ATGGGCTTGTCGATCACCACCTGGAACATCAATTCGGTGCGGCTGCGCATGCCGATCGTCGAGCAGCTCGTTCTCAAGCACCGGCCGGATATTCTCTGCCTGCAGGAGACCAAGGTGACGAACGAGCTCTTCCCGGCGGCACCGCTGCGGGCGATGGGCTACGATCACATCATCATCCACGGCCAGAAGGGCTATCACGGCGTGGCGATCGCCTCGCGCATTCCGCTGACGGAGGATCACCGGCAGGATTACTGCGGGGTCGGCGATGCCCGCCACATCTCGGCGATCTTCGAGCACGGCAATCGCCGGATCCGGTTGCACAATTTCTATGTTCCGGCCGGCGGCGACGAGCCGGATCGCACGATCAATCCGAAATTCGGCCACAAGCTCGATTTCATCGAGGAGATGAAGCATCTGAAAGCCAATGGCGAGGCGAATACGTCGGCGATCCTCGTCGGCGATCTGAACGTCGCGCCGCTGGAGCACGATGTCTGGTCGCACAAACAGCTGCTGAAAATCGTCAGCCATACGCCCGTCGAGACCGACGGGCTGCTCGAGGTGATGAAGCGCGGCGCCTGGCTCGATCTCATGCGCCAGCATGTGCCGGAAAGCGAGAAGCTCTATACCTGGTGGAGCTACCGCGCCAAGGACTGGGAGGCCGCCGACCGCGGCCGCCGTCTCGACCATATCTGGTCGTCATCGGATCTCGGGCCGCATCTCAAGCGCATCGAGATCCTGAAGGAAGCGCGCGGCTGGGATCGGCCCTCCGACCATGTGCCGGTCACGGCGCATTTCGATTTCTGA
- a CDS encoding ATP-grasp domain-containing protein — translation MQWILQEFEDTHKLAEALDRLDIPYTWHKVVPFIGELIPDPVVADPGSVVMFGSYSLWKNAEANGYWPGVFKLRPFVQEEVWHPYLLNGADALFLTLRDVPARLTDDGKEWFLRPVDDSKEEPGNVKSTGEIIRMAERVLTLDEDEIPAGSLRHDTLLMFTKPVRILREWRLWAVNDRIVTYSLYKDGSRVIHRYEIDGDALEFGQRMVDINPGYSPAYVIDICRTEEGLKLLETNCLNAAGFYAADLVKLAAAIDGLSRD, via the coding sequence ATGCAGTGGATTCTCCAGGAGTTCGAAGACACCCACAAGCTGGCCGAGGCACTCGACCGGCTCGATATCCCTTACACATGGCACAAGGTGGTTCCGTTCATCGGCGAGCTTATTCCCGATCCTGTGGTTGCCGATCCGGGCTCGGTGGTCATGTTCGGCTCCTACTCGCTGTGGAAGAACGCCGAGGCGAACGGCTACTGGCCTGGTGTATTCAAGCTGCGCCCCTTCGTTCAGGAAGAGGTGTGGCATCCCTATCTCCTCAACGGCGCCGACGCGCTGTTCCTGACGCTCCGCGACGTTCCCGCGCGTCTGACCGACGATGGGAAGGAATGGTTCCTGCGCCCGGTCGACGACAGCAAGGAAGAGCCCGGCAACGTGAAATCGACAGGCGAGATCATCCGTATGGCGGAGAGGGTTCTCACCCTTGACGAGGATGAAATCCCGGCGGGATCGCTCCGTCACGATACGCTGCTGATGTTCACCAAGCCGGTCCGCATCCTGCGCGAATGGCGTCTCTGGGCCGTCAACGATCGGATCGTCACCTATTCGCTCTACAAGGATGGATCGCGCGTCATCCACCGCTACGAGATCGATGGCGATGCGCTGGAATTCGGGCAGCGCATGGTTGACATCAATCCTGGCTACTCCCCGGCCTATGTCATCGATATCTGCCGTACCGAAGAAGGACTGAAGCTGCTGGAGACGAATTGTCTCAATGCCGCCGGGTTCTATGCCGCAGACCTCGTGAAGCTTGCGGCGGCGATCGACGGCCTTAGCCGCGATTGA